In a genomic window of Candidatus Bathyarchaeota archaeon:
- a CDS encoding PPC domain-containing protein: NVNVTFYDDIQPSKVYWFELEERGWFDNLSVVDYSHCRASEECVEASVYMDGVNQPRSIYFKASLTWKLKTANNESHQITVSSEITYYNGTAYRKVVLPIVLHVVADAGDCFETARTISFGNHTAFIEFIDDPEDWYMIWFEEGQSVSAMLIMQEPRGLYLDLYLYNPDGTLVANSSSREPNGIEQITHTISQSGNWYIRVLNPSAAETLYTLSIEEEQL, translated from the coding sequence AATGTCAACGTGACTTTCTATGATGATATACAGCCGTCTAAGGTGTATTGGTTTGAACTTGAGGAAAGGGGTTGGTTTGACAATCTCTCTGTTGTGGACTATAGTCATTGCAGAGCTTCTGAGGAGTGCGTGGAAGCTTCTGTATACATGGATGGGGTTAACCAGCCAAGAAGTATCTACTTCAAGGCTTCTTTAACCTGGAAGTTAAAAACTGCTAATAATGAGTCACACCAGATAACTGTGTCTTCTGAAATCACGTATTATAATGGAACGGCTTACAGGAAGGTGGTGTTGCCAATCGTGCTGCATGTGGTTGCTGATGCAGGCGACTGCTTTGAAACGGCGAGAACCATAAGTTTTGGGAACCACACGGCCTTCATCGAGTTTATCGATGACCCTGAAGACTGGTATATGATATGGTTTGAGGAAGGGCAGTCAGTTAGTGCGATGCTTATTATGCAAGAGCCTAGAGGACTCTACTTAGATCTATACTTGTACAATCCTGACGGAACTCTAGTTGCAAACTCCTCTTCCAGAGAGCCTAACGGCATAGAGCAAATCACACACACAATTAGCCAATCCGGCAACTGGTACATTCGAGTGTTAAATCCCTCGGCCGCGGAGACGCTATACACACTCTCAATAGAGGAAGAACAGCTATGA
- a CDS encoding PH domain-containing protein: MTVEREFGADPDLKKLYQVYLAIVFVCGFLWWMIPVAIVMFFVEMQIGVAVALSFFVPLFIVVGFVLYWIPEFHSSITYALEDDKITVTKGVWWKTRSFVHYNRITNVNIYQGPISRHFGFGKLSIQTAGFSVGSSSGKVAEAVIFGIKNFEEIKDIVMKFVEGMKPEAVEAEAKPSKDVNQQILAELRRLRKAVEK; encoded by the coding sequence ATGACTGTGGAAAGAGAATTTGGAGCAGACCCGGATCTGAAGAAGCTTTATCAGGTTTATCTTGCGATTGTGTTTGTATGCGGTTTTCTTTGGTGGATGATTCCAGTTGCCATTGTAATGTTTTTTGTTGAGATGCAGATTGGAGTTGCAGTTGCTTTGTCATTCTTTGTACCGCTTTTTATTGTTGTAGGGTTTGTCTTATACTGGATTCCTGAGTTTCATTCTTCAATAACTTATGCTCTTGAAGATGACAAGATTACAGTTACAAAGGGAGTATGGTGGAAGACAAGGAGTTTCGTGCATTACAACCGCATAACCAACGTTAACATTTACCAAGGTCCAATTTCTAGGCATTTTGGATTTGGCAAGCTCTCAATACAAACAGCAGGTTTCTCTGTTGGTAGCAGTAGTGGAAAGGTTGCAGAGGCAGTGATTTTTGGAATAAAAAACTTTGAAGAAATAAAAGACATAGTTATGAAGTTTGTTGAGGGAATGAAGCCGGAGGCAGTAGAAGCAGAAGCCAAGCCTTCAAAAGATGTGAACCAGCAGATTCTCGCAGAACTGCGCAGATTAAGGAAAGCTGTAGAGAAATAA
- a CDS encoding translation elongation factor-like protein: protein MGERELKEVGNVTHYFVKISVAVVELSDTLSVGDRILIKGMTTNVEQTINSMQIEHANIEKAEAGQSIGLRVDDRVREGDTVYKILQ from the coding sequence TTGGGTGAACGTGAGCTAAAGGAAGTTGGCAATGTAACTCATTATTTCGTGAAAATAAGTGTAGCTGTTGTCGAGTTAAGCGATACACTTTCTGTGGGAGACCGCATCCTCATAAAGGGCATGACAACGAACGTTGAACAAACCATTAATTCAATGCAGATAGAACACGCAAACATTGAGAAGGCTGAGGCGGGGCAAAGCATTGGATTAAGAGTAGACGACCGTGTAAGAGAAGGCGATACAGTCTACAAAATACTCCAGTAA
- the gyaR gene encoding glyoxylate reductase, with protein sequence MQKPKVYVTRELPERGLRIIKERFDTEVWTEYAPPPKKVIIEKAAEVEALATLLSDKIDAEVFNAAPNLQIVSQLAVGFDNIEVKEATKRGVYVTNTPGVLTETTADFAWTLLMAAARRVVEADKYIRTGRWKVGWHPMMLQGRDVYGATLGIIGLGRIGSSIAKRAAGFDMKVIYYDVIRRQDLEKEQGIEYVEIDNLLQKADFVTVNVPLLKATYHLIDEEKLRLMKKTAILVNNSRGPVIDEKALYKALKEGWIASAGLDVFEQEPTSTSNPLLTLDNVVVAPHISSASFETRSKMAEMVAENLIAFFEGRIPPNLVNKDVVNVKKPGLK encoded by the coding sequence TTGCAGAAACCCAAAGTATATGTAACCCGAGAGTTGCCAGAGAGAGGACTGCGCATAATTAAAGAACGATTTGACACAGAGGTCTGGACTGAATATGCTCCACCACCCAAGAAAGTAATTATTGAAAAAGCAGCTGAGGTCGAAGCCTTAGCCACACTCTTGTCCGACAAGATAGACGCAGAAGTGTTTAACGCAGCACCTAATCTGCAAATCGTCTCTCAACTCGCCGTAGGATTTGACAACATCGAAGTAAAAGAAGCCACAAAACGAGGAGTCTACGTCACCAACACTCCCGGCGTGTTAACCGAAACCACCGCTGATTTCGCTTGGACGCTTCTAATGGCGGCAGCGAGAAGAGTTGTCGAAGCTGACAAGTATATTCGCACTGGAAGATGGAAGGTGGGATGGCATCCCATGATGTTGCAGGGTAGAGATGTCTATGGTGCAACTTTAGGAATTATAGGCTTGGGAAGAATCGGCTCATCTATTGCAAAAAGAGCAGCAGGATTTGACATGAAAGTTATTTATTACGATGTGATTCGCAGGCAAGACTTGGAAAAAGAGCAAGGCATAGAATATGTAGAAATTGACAACCTACTTCAAAAAGCAGACTTCGTCACCGTCAATGTGCCCTTACTTAAAGCCACATACCACTTAATAGACGAGGAAAAGCTTAGATTAATGAAAAAGACAGCCATCCTAGTCAACAATTCAAGGGGGCCAGTCATAGACGAAAAAGCTCTCTACAAGGCTTTGAAGGAAGGCTGGATTGCGAGTGCTGGTTTAGACGTTTTTGAGCAAGAACCTACTTCAACAAGCAATCCGTTGTTAACGCTCGATAACGTAGTCGTTGCACCCCACATATCAAGCGCCAGTTTTGAAACCCGCTCAAAGATGGCGGAGATGGTAGCCGAAAACCTAATCGCCTTTTTCGAAGGCAGAATCCCTCCAAACCTCGTGAACAAAGATGTTGTGAATGTCAAAAAGCCTGGCTTGAAATAA
- a CDS encoding glycerate kinase has product MPKIKNKKALIENAKSKLDKKARKLALNALEAALEAADPKEIIRSKVTVKDNTLRIGQHKFDLKKFRRIYVVGGGKASGKMAEALESIFGNRISSGIVNIPYNSRSCKTPKIKLQEASHPIPDDAGMKGAKEMLDLVGHAEKNDLILCLISGGGSSLMPLPRGKITLNDKRRVTDALLKSGATINEVNTVRKHISNLKGGWLAKKAYPATIVNLILSDVIGDPLDFIASGPTVPDSTTFSDAVEILRSYHLWEDTPQSVKTMLVEGQERLIAETPKKGDKTFKKVYNIVVGNNRSATVAACNRLQKAGLRSLFLTSFLEGEARHVGTVLASIAEEVEASGNPLPKPCGIVAGGETTVTVIGEGKGGRNQEIALSAALKISGVNGVVIASLSTDGIEGPTEAAGALADGKTITRSLEQKLNAKSFLANNDSYSFFSKLDDLIFTGLTGTNVNDVSIIIALK; this is encoded by the coding sequence ATGCCAAAAATCAAAAATAAAAAAGCTCTCATAGAAAACGCGAAATCCAAGCTTGACAAAAAAGCCCGTAAATTGGCACTAAACGCCTTAGAAGCGGCATTGGAGGCTGCAGACCCAAAAGAAATAATCAGATCGAAAGTCACAGTGAAGGACAACACACTAAGAATTGGTCAGCACAAATTTGATCTGAAAAAATTTCGACGCATTTATGTTGTTGGCGGGGGAAAAGCAAGTGGAAAGATGGCTGAGGCTCTAGAATCAATTTTTGGAAATCGAATATCAAGCGGAATCGTTAACATTCCCTACAACAGCCGTTCCTGCAAAACTCCTAAAATCAAGCTTCAAGAGGCTAGCCACCCAATTCCTGACGATGCAGGGATGAAAGGAGCAAAGGAAATGTTGGATTTGGTTGGTCACGCTGAGAAAAACGATTTAATCCTCTGCTTAATCTCAGGCGGCGGGTCGAGTTTGATGCCGCTACCACGTGGCAAAATAACTCTGAACGACAAACGGCGAGTTACCGATGCACTGTTGAAGTCTGGCGCTACGATAAACGAGGTTAACACTGTACGGAAGCACATTTCAAATCTAAAGGGAGGATGGCTGGCGAAAAAAGCCTATCCAGCCACAATTGTTAACCTAATATTATCCGACGTGATAGGCGACCCTTTAGATTTCATCGCCTCAGGCCCTACTGTTCCCGATTCGACCACTTTTAGCGACGCTGTGGAAATTTTAAGAAGCTACCATCTGTGGGAAGACACGCCACAATCTGTCAAAACTATGCTTGTTGAGGGACAGGAGAGATTAATTGCGGAAACGCCGAAAAAAGGAGATAAAACGTTTAAAAAAGTCTATAACATTGTTGTTGGAAACAATCGATCGGCAACAGTGGCTGCTTGCAACAGGCTCCAAAAGGCTGGTCTGCGTTCGCTTTTCCTCACGTCTTTTCTTGAAGGTGAAGCGAGACATGTGGGAACAGTGTTAGCCTCCATAGCAGAAGAGGTTGAGGCTTCTGGAAATCCGTTGCCTAAGCCTTGTGGAATCGTTGCTGGCGGGGAAACCACAGTTACTGTAATTGGAGAAGGAAAAGGCGGGAGAAACCAAGAAATTGCATTAAGTGCGGCTTTAAAGATTTCTGGTGTGAACGGTGTGGTAATTGCTTCACTCAGCACCGACGGTATAGAAGGACCAACTGAAGCAGCAGGTGCTTTGGCGGATGGAAAAACAATCACCCGTTCTCTGGAACAGAAGCTGAATGCAAAAAGCTTTCTTGCCAACAATGACTCTTACAGTTTCTTTTCAAAGTTGGATGACCTTATTTTCACAGGTCTTACAGGAACTAACGTTAATGATGTTTCAATAATTATAGCACTAAAATGA
- a CDS encoding winged helix DNA-binding domain-containing protein, whose amino-acid sequence MVETYSKEVIRGFALRRLRLTPSTLGKSKNDVLSVVRAIGGLQYGGHLIELFNRFENFKPKWFDYWYENYTLIEGHVLRGALRIVNTDEYPYYFRATRSVARRRASYQKCPLSLTDNHLIAFSFMEEHGPFTPSKFKTLFGTMHPQLKDIARRLLYELCNYGKVARMGRKNQKPLYYTIRKLPYKLDMSQISEEEAKKWLYLKCLSIYGPFAVEDVAHWVGWNITEAKEILKALLNEKKVINVKLEDDQYSHFVRVEDLDLLNYLRDNLPEHSFIRILFNDDALLLGYYRKLKDYFGYHWKYPQLSEGITWRAAIIYGRQLAGEAIVDMYAKSSLFKIRRLILRKEFATSEISSKMEGEFRKHADFQNKILEMTAPELI is encoded by the coding sequence TTGGTTGAAACCTATTCTAAAGAAGTTATCAGGGGGTTTGCTCTTCGCAGACTACGATTAACGCCTAGTACTCTGGGAAAAAGCAAGAATGATGTGCTATCAGTGGTCCGTGCTATTGGGGGTCTCCAATATGGTGGTCATTTAATTGAGCTTTTTAATCGTTTTGAAAATTTCAAGCCGAAATGGTTTGACTACTGGTATGAAAATTACACTTTAATTGAGGGGCATGTGTTGCGAGGAGCCTTGAGAATCGTAAATACTGATGAATACCCCTATTATTTTAGGGCAACAAGAAGCGTGGCTCGCAGAAGAGCCTCTTACCAAAAATGCCCGCTTTCCTTGACTGACAATCACCTTATTGCGTTTAGCTTTATGGAGGAACATGGACCGTTTACGCCTTCAAAATTTAAGACACTCTTTGGCACCATGCATCCACAGCTTAAAGATATAGCAAGGAGACTTCTCTACGAATTGTGCAACTATGGAAAAGTCGCTCGGATGGGAAGAAAAAATCAAAAACCGCTTTACTATACAATAAGAAAGTTGCCCTACAAGTTGGACATGTCGCAGATAAGCGAAGAAGAAGCTAAGAAATGGCTATACTTAAAATGTCTCAGCATATACGGACCGTTTGCTGTAGAAGATGTTGCTCACTGGGTGGGATGGAACATAACTGAAGCTAAAGAAATTCTAAAGGCTCTGTTAAATGAGAAGAAGGTTATAAACGTGAAACTTGAAGACGACCAATATAGTCATTTTGTACGCGTAGAAGACTTGGACTTACTAAATTACCTTAGAGACAACCTCCCTGAACATTCCTTTATTCGAATCTTATTCAACGATGATGCTCTGTTGCTGGGATACTATAGAAAACTAAAAGACTATTTTGGTTACCATTGGAAATACCCACAACTTAGTGAAGGAATCACATGGCGAGCTGCAATAATCTATGGAAGACAGTTGGCTGGTGAAGCCATAGTAGATATGTACGCAAAATCTAGTCTCTTCAAGATAAGGAGGCTTATACTGCGTAAAGAGTTTGCAACTTCTGAGATATCATCCAAAATGGAAGGCGAGTTTAGAAAGCATGCGGATTTCCAAAATAAAATCTTAGAAATGACTGCTCCAGAACTCATCTAA
- a CDS encoding biotin/lipoyl-binding protein, which yields MPEYNIVIENRTYRVELVKKESKQLFDAKVNDKPVELEVEKNELNAISPLTIKIAGKMYQVELEKIDRHAPFTLKVNDMLFKAQLRDPVKRIATQTPAVQFVARTERRRGEVVKEGAVVAPMAGKIVSVKVKKGDVVKADDVVCILEAMKMENEITAIKSGKVQEVNIAEGTPVNDGDVLIVIK from the coding sequence GTGCCTGAATATAACATAGTAATCGAAAACAGAACATACAGAGTAGAGCTTGTCAAAAAAGAAAGTAAACAGCTATTCGATGCAAAAGTAAATGACAAGCCAGTCGAGTTAGAAGTAGAAAAAAACGAATTGAATGCTATCTCGCCTTTAACAATTAAGATTGCAGGGAAAATGTATCAAGTTGAACTGGAGAAAATCGACAGACATGCGCCTTTCACTTTAAAAGTTAACGACATGCTTTTCAAGGCACAACTAAGAGACCCAGTTAAGAGAATAGCTACTCAAACACCTGCTGTACAATTTGTAGCTAGAACTGAAAGACGTCGAGGAGAAGTTGTTAAAGAAGGCGCTGTAGTGGCGCCCATGGCTGGAAAAATCGTTTCAGTCAAAGTAAAGAAAGGCGACGTTGTAAAGGCTGATGACGTGGTTTGCATTCTTGAGGCAATGAAGATGGAAAATGAAATCACAGCGATAAAGTCTGGGAAGGTTCAAGAAGTTAACATTGCAGAAGGCACACCAGTAAACGACGGAGATGTCCTAATCGTAATAAAATAG
- a CDS encoding oxaloacetate decarboxylase subunit alpha — translation MAKTVKITDTTFRDAHQSLMATCMRTESMVPIAEKIDQVGFFSLEVWGGATFDVSIRYLNEDPWERLRTLKKHVRKTPLQMLLRGQNLVGYRNYPDDILVKFVKKAAKNGIDIFRIFDALNDTRNLETAIKTVKKVDAHAQGSLCYTISPVHTTDYYLKVVRRLAELDCDSICIKDMAGMLMPREAYKLVSALKKEVGLPIHMHCHSTSGTVMMTYLRACQAGADILDTAFSPFALGTSQPPVESVVAGLKGTEYDTGLDMELLVEIAKYFRGLREKYYDPLHLISPLAERVDTSILMHQIPGGMFSNLISQLKEQNALDKLDVVLKEVPHVRKELGYPPLVTPTSQLVGTQAVFNVLSGERYKIVPKEVRDYIKGFYGRPPASINEKIKKKIIGDEEPIECRPADMLEPELGKIPEAIKPYIENEEDELTYALFPKVAVEFFKKREAKRKEKATALTPEKQELEEVAALSVAVAAFLKSTHEVKAVIPVRKPGTGRISPWVLAARQEMVKQGG, via the coding sequence TTGGCTAAAACTGTCAAAATAACCGACACCACCTTCAGAGACGCCCATCAATCTTTGATGGCGACTTGCATGAGAACCGAATCCATGGTTCCCATAGCCGAAAAAATAGACCAAGTCGGGTTTTTTTCTCTTGAAGTTTGGGGCGGGGCCACCTTCGACGTCAGCATACGCTACTTAAACGAAGACCCGTGGGAACGCCTCCGTACATTAAAGAAACACGTTCGAAAAACGCCTTTACAGATGCTTCTACGAGGACAAAACTTGGTGGGCTATCGAAACTATCCAGACGACATTCTAGTCAAGTTTGTTAAAAAAGCTGCAAAAAATGGCATAGACATATTCCGCATTTTCGACGCCTTAAACGACACCCGCAATCTGGAAACCGCCATAAAAACCGTGAAGAAAGTCGACGCCCACGCCCAAGGCTCACTATGCTACACCATAAGCCCCGTCCACACAACAGACTACTATCTAAAAGTAGTCAGACGCCTAGCCGAGCTCGACTGCGACTCAATATGCATCAAAGACATGGCTGGCATGCTCATGCCCCGCGAAGCCTACAAACTTGTTTCAGCTTTGAAGAAAGAAGTCGGCTTGCCCATTCACATGCACTGTCACAGCACAAGCGGCACAGTTATGATGACTTACTTACGCGCCTGCCAAGCTGGAGCAGACATTCTAGATACTGCTTTCTCTCCATTCGCTTTGGGCACCTCTCAACCGCCAGTTGAAAGCGTAGTAGCTGGGTTAAAGGGCACCGAGTACGACACGGGACTCGACATGGAATTATTAGTTGAGATAGCTAAGTATTTTCGTGGTCTGCGAGAAAAATACTACGACCCCCTCCACTTGATTAGTCCCTTGGCTGAGAGAGTAGACACGTCTATCTTGATGCACCAGATTCCGGGAGGAATGTTTTCTAACCTAATTTCGCAGCTGAAGGAGCAAAACGCTCTAGACAAGCTTGACGTGGTCTTGAAGGAGGTTCCACATGTTCGAAAAGAATTGGGGTATCCACCTCTCGTCACCCCTACTAGTCAGTTGGTTGGAACACAAGCTGTTTTTAACGTTTTGTCGGGTGAACGCTACAAAATCGTGCCAAAAGAAGTGAGAGACTACATAAAAGGATTCTACGGCAGACCCCCAGCATCGATAAACGAAAAGATAAAGAAAAAAATAATCGGCGACGAAGAACCCATCGAATGTCGTCCAGCAGACATGCTTGAACCTGAACTCGGCAAAATACCCGAAGCTATTAAACCCTACATAGAGAACGAGGAAGACGAGCTAACCTACGCTTTGTTTCCTAAAGTTGCTGTGGAGTTTTTCAAGAAAAGAGAAGCAAAAAGAAAGGAAAAAGCCACGGCTTTAACTCCAGAAAAGCAGGAACTGGAAGAAGTTGCAGCGCTGTCAGTGGCAGTTGCAGCGTTTCTCAAAAGCACTCATGAAGTCAAAGCAGTTATCCCCGTCAGAAAACCTGGGACAGGGAGAATTTCGCCATGGGTTTTGGCAGCCAGACAAGAAATGGTCAAACAAGGTGGCTAA